The Clostridium sp. AWRP genome has a window encoding:
- a CDS encoding FAD-dependent oxidoreductase — MTYVVIGASASGINGARTLRKLEPNGDIILVSKDEYVYSRCILHHYISNKRNIDALNFSEKDYFKKYNIKWMKGITVDKLKDKEHEIELSDGSSLSYDKLLIASGASSFIPPVENLRGANNVVGLRNLEDAQKIKDAAKKVKNVVVLGAGLIGIDAITGLLGYGLNVSVVEMNDRILAVQLDKYAAGKYENLFKKNGVNLKLGVRAEKLLVDEANNPKELLLNTGEIIPCEFVVVSAGVRANTDFLQGSNVEFDKFGLIIDEKGQTNIEYVYGAGDVTGRNPIWPTAVKEGIVAASNMAGKKLLMTDFFGSKNTMNFLGLATMSLGNVSAPDESYKEEIETKDGNYKKVIHKNGIIYGAIIQGDLSYAGILTQLIRRKINISAVKKSIFEIDYSDFFNIKENLEYTF, encoded by the coding sequence ATGACCTACGTTGTAATAGGGGCCTCTGCATCTGGTATAAATGGTGCAAGAACTCTTAGAAAACTTGAACCTAATGGAGATATAATATTGGTTTCAAAAGATGAATATGTCTATTCCAGGTGTATATTACACCATTATATTAGTAATAAAAGAAATATAGATGCACTAAATTTTTCAGAAAAGGATTATTTTAAAAAGTACAATATAAAATGGATGAAAGGAATTACAGTAGATAAGCTAAAAGATAAAGAGCATGAAATAGAGCTTTCAGATGGCAGCAGCTTAAGTTATGACAAGCTTCTTATAGCAAGTGGAGCAAGTTCTTTCATACCTCCTGTGGAAAATCTTAGAGGAGCAAATAATGTAGTAGGACTTAGAAATTTGGAAGATGCACAAAAAATAAAGGATGCAGCTAAAAAAGTAAAAAATGTAGTTGTACTTGGAGCAGGCCTTATAGGAATTGATGCAATTACAGGGCTTTTAGGTTATGGATTAAATGTTTCAGTTGTAGAAATGAACGACAGGATTTTGGCAGTTCAGCTTGATAAATATGCAGCAGGCAAGTATGAAAATTTATTTAAAAAAAATGGAGTAAATTTAAAACTAGGAGTTAGAGCAGAGAAGCTTTTAGTTGATGAAGCCAATAATCCTAAAGAATTGCTTCTAAATACAGGTGAAATAATTCCTTGTGAGTTTGTAGTTGTATCAGCAGGAGTTAGAGCAAATACTGACTTTTTACAGGGGAGTAATGTGGAATTTGACAAGTTTGGACTTATTATCGATGAAAAGGGGCAGACAAATATAGAGTATGTATATGGTGCAGGTGATGTAACTGGAAGAAATCCAATTTGGCCTACAGCTGTTAAAGAAGGAATTGTAGCAGCTAGTAATATGGCAGGAAAAAAGCTTTTAATGACAGATTTCTTTGGAAGTAAAAATACCATGAATTTTTTAGGACTAGCAACTATGTCTTTGGGAAATGTATCAGCTCCAGATGAAAGTTATAAAGAAGAAATAGAAACTAAAGATGGTAATTACAAAAAAGTAATACATAAAAATGGTATAATATACGGTGCTATAATTCAAGGGGATTTATCTTACGCAGGTATATTGACTCAACTTATTAGGAGAAAAATAAATATTTCAGCTGTTAAGAAATCCATTTTTGAAATAGACTACTCAGACTTTTTTAATATAAAGGAAAATTTAGAGTATACTTTCTAA
- a CDS encoding 4Fe-4S dicluster domain-containing protein, with protein MKRIKIDRSKCIGCLTCTTACIVSHDCVDNRSRITLSSKGKYAPIFCRHCDRPECVYTCMTGAMRKNPDTGIVEYDKNQCASCFMCIMACPYGVLKADSENNREIMKCDMCQHTESKSPQCVARCPMHAITLEEV; from the coding sequence TTGAAAAGAATAAAGATAGATAGAAGTAAGTGTATTGGATGTCTTACTTGTACCACAGCCTGTATTGTTTCACATGATTGTGTTGATAATAGAAGTAGAATTACGCTGAGTAGTAAAGGAAAATACGCTCCTATATTTTGCAGGCACTGTGACAGACCAGAATGTGTATATACGTGTATGACTGGTGCTATGAGAAAAAACCCAGATACCGGTATTGTAGAGTACGATAAAAATCAATGTGCAAGCTGCTTTATGTGTATAATGGCATGTCCTTATGGAGTGCTAAAGGCAGATAGTGAAAATAATAGAGAAATTATGAAATGTGATATGTGTCAGCATACGGAAAGTAAAAGTCCGCAGTGTGTAGCTAGATGTCCTATGCATGCTATTACTTTAGAGGAGGTATAG